The segment AAGTTATcaatacttttatatataatataacatacaTTAAAGTAATACTAGTGACAATATTGATTAATAAAACACaaagttataataaataataactgacaaatttaaactaaatcattaattacaaataaaatactaaattactcaatataataaaaaagtaaTGCTTTTATATATAACCAATTGATGAAAGTTTGAATAAtacatcatttttttaaatagttatatGTAAGTTATGAACTAAATCATTATTTACATCTggaaaattaatgaaatatgaaatttataaagactaaaatgatagatattaaagttaacaaaattatttagaatACAAATAATTGTGAGAACTGAAAAATATGAAACCTCATATATAAGGTTTATACAGTGAAACTTGAAATATAAGGTTTCAGTATACAAAATCTTATAATCTGAGGTTTTGAGGTTGTTATTGGAgaacataaaattttatatttgaagttttaggGTTATTTTAGAAATGTTCTTAACTGgcgttaaaaataaaattgtttggGTGTTTGCCTTTGGGTCGGCCCTGCTTTAGCAGTAGTTCAGTTGGCAATTAACTTGGAGATACATATTTGATCTCTGAGATATTAGAGTTAGGCTTTTAATCCTTAAACATCTTAAACTCTTACGAGCATCTCAAgaagaaactctataacttaaaatatagaattttaagaagcgaaacttcatatttgaagtttcactattcaaaactctaaatttgaagtttcatctttttatttgcatcttggtccttataattaattatatctcacatttatgattcttaagtattttctcattcatagttttaaacttttaaactTTTGTATActttaaatatttcaattttatttaaatttaaattttacatataatttttttactaaaattaaaataagatttataatattttaaaagtagaattagacaacaagaatattacaaaagaaacttataatagaaacttttttaagaaaatatatgaagacataattattacataaatttaaatattaaaacaacactaataaTCTAGTAAAATTTCTTCGgaacttctaaaatattttccaaacaaattttgtgtaaccaaAAATTgagcattaaaaatataatttatgtaataatatggtatttttcttgtagtttaatatttaattatgtatttcttttttataattttatattttaatataagcttttattaattaatattactataatatttttatatatgtgctagttatctataattttttttatggatttatattaattatgacaaatataaagagtataatgtaaattacaaataattttgaagttaaatttggggtatgaatggtgaccaggAAACTGCGAGGAATAATGCATTTCTTAacgttcttaaaaaaatatcaccATTCacaaagaataattttttttttcatttcctaccattcttttttttgtagagaaataaaaaaaacaaaagtattacttgttaaatttgagaagaaatacttttctttttcattcctGCAATTTTATTCCTTTACgtttattttctatttgttCATCTTGTTTCCAGAATGGTCACTAGTCGAACCCTTTAAGTTTTACTTTTGGACAAAAACattttgaaatttcaaatatagagttttgcaaactctataatagagagtatttttggagatgctctactAAACCAAATTTTGTATAAATCTTAGAGACTGTTTTCTTGGGCTTCATTAATCAAAGATGCGTTTTTAATCTTCACTACCTATAAATTTCACAATGTTTCAGACACCACATCCACGTGCGCGATATCCCCATTAACCAAACTCAACTACCAAGCCTATGAActttaaagttttgatttttgacCCTTTATTCTCGTTTGTTTTGGTTCGGTACTAAATAACAAGCAGGCAATTCTGGCTTTTCTTGACATAAACTAAAATACAGGGTTTAATTCAAGAGAATAAATAAGAACGTGGGTAAATTtggaaaattataataattgtCTTTGCAATTATCAAGTTTATAAAATTGCTTTCGGACAACGTAGGTTCAGTTTCAGACATTTTGTATCAATTTCGAGATCAAGAGATTTCATATAACCCCGCATCGTTGTCTGTGTATCCAGAAGAAAGTCGTCTCCTTTATCTGTTACTCTCAGAGTAGTTTCATCAAATGGCGTACGAGAAAGAGCTTGATGCCGCTAAGAAAGCTGCTTCACTCGCAGCTCGTCTCTGTCAGGTCTTGGGCCTTCTCCTCTGTCTCATAACTCTTAAAGTTTGATTCTTTTACAAAACCCATCTTGAATATGTATTGCTTCTGTAATGGGGAATTGAATCTTGTGATATTTCACCTTTGTTTGGATGATAATCATCTTTTTGTTTGGTTGGTTGATTCAGAAAGTTCAAAAGGCTTTGTTGCAGTCTGATGTTCAATCAAAATCTGATAAAAGTCCAGTCACCGTTGCTGATTATGGTTAGTTTCAATCTTACTGAgattgaaaatgttttttttacataacCAATACATAGTAACTGTCTTTTTGCTGTGTCTTTCAGGTTCACAAGCAGTTGTTAGTTTACTCTTACAAAGAGAACTCATTTCCGAACCCTTTTCATTGGTGGCTGAAGAGGTGAACAGACACTTTCTCTTACATTACTTATGTTCTGAACCCTTCTCACTCACATTGTCTTAAAACTATGTATATAGGACTCAGCCGATCTACGCAAGGAAGGTTCTCAGGATATTATCGAACGCATCACAAAACTCGTCAACGACACTTTAGCTACTGAGGATCTACTCAAACCCATTGACTCTACTTTATCAACAGATGATATTCTCAGAGCCATTGACTGTGGCACTTCCGAAGGTGGTCCTAACGGTCGGCACTGGGTCTTGGATCCCATTGATGGCACTAAAGggtaaaagtttttaaaactaTCTTTGAGAAACTATTGGTGTTTGTTCTGACACTGAACTTGTTTCGGTGGATTGTAGATTCTTAAGGGGAGATCAGTACGCAGTAgcattaggattgctagaggaAGGAAAAGTAGTGTTGGGTGTGCTTGCTTGTCCAAACTTGCCATTAGCTTCCATAGCAGGAAACGacaacaagaacaagaactcttcttcttcagaggAAAAAGGATGTCTCTTCTATGCTACAATCGGTTCAGGGACATACATGCAGCCTTTAGATTCGAAATCTGAACCAGTCAAAGTACATGTCTCTAGCGTTGAGAACCCTGAAGATGCATCCTTCTTTGAATCGTTTGAAGGAGCTCACTCTCTTCATGATCTATCCAGCTCCATTGCCAATGTGAGTTGGCTTCTATCTCTTGTCTCCCTTTATGTGATTCTGTTTGATCAACGTTAGGCGGTAACTAGGTGTTTTATAGGAAATTATTGTTTAAGCAGACGCCtaaaccgtttttttttttttaacatagaccacttttaaaaaaaataattgttctATAAAAATCGCTTTGTTCAGCCCGATTTGGCGCCTAGGGGAGTGCCTAGTCGccgcctagaccgatttttagaacagtGCATTTGAACAACGTTCTCTATTTGCTATGTACAGAAACTCGGTGTGAAAGCGCCACCTGTCAGGATAGATAGCCAAGCAAAGTATGGAGCTTTATCAAGAGGAGATGGAGCTATATACTTGAGGTTTCCTCACAAAGGATACCGTGAGAAGATTTGGGACCATGTAGCTGGTGCTATAGTTGTTACAGGTAACAACAACATAATAAACATTACAATATTACCGAATATGTGAATGTGAATGCAATATTTGGTTTTGTTTATGGGACGCAGAGGCTGGTGGGATCGTGACGGATGCAGGTGGAAAGGCATTGGATTTCTCGAAAGGGAAGTATCTTGATTTGGACACAGGGATTATAGTTGCTAACGAGAAGATAATGCCTCTGCTTTTGAAAGCAGTTCGTGACTCCATAGCTGAGCAAGAGAATGCTCCATCTCTCTGATTGTTTCTTCGTCTTTCGTTTCTTTGCAACTCTTTGTGTTTACTTCCTTTCATCACCACCACAAGTAATAATaatgtttcttttatttatgtgtgcaataatatttcttttaaattcAAATGGATATGAAACTTTGATGAACAGAGAGATGGATAGATACATTGTTGAGTTTACACAAGAATGGActaaaaagacaaacaaaaagaTAATCAATCACCATTTCCAGAAAACATTGGAACCACACTTGAACTTGTCTTTGCCTTCGCATTCCAACGCCAGATCTTCTGAGATAAATGGGACTTTCTGCatatacaaaataacaattaagaAGAAATATCACTATCTCTTCAAAAAAGATTGTcctcaaaagaaagaaagaaaaaaggttGAGTTTAAGGAATAACCTTTTGCTTGGCAAGATCTTGGCAGCCAGTGAAATTCTCAGGGAACTTGCAGCTTCCGAACTGGACAGTAAACGCTCTCGCAAAGTTTGCTCCACTTGTTGCCAATCTCTTCTTATCATTCAGCTCCTATATATACAtcaaatttatcaaataaaaaccATTACTTAGCATATAGAGGTTTCTTAAAAGATCTCAACAACGTTTTCAAGACTTTTACTTTGTTGGCTTTGCTCTTCTCGAGGTATTCATCGAAGACGCTAGCATTAGCGGAAGCAGATACAGCAGCAGAGGAGAAGAGTGTAGCAGCTAAGAACACCATTGCGGATCTTCTTCCATTAACATCATCACCACCGACTCTTTGAGCTGCTTTGATCACAGGAAGCGTTTGTTTCTTTTGACCAAaaccaactgatgaattcaccAAACCCACTTTCTGGTTCAGTTCTGCTGAGCCAGCACCAGAGATAGCGTAGCTGCAGGTGAGAACACTCGAGTTCATGGCCGCCATTAAAATGCCCTGTTGTTTCAGAAACTTCAAGAGTAGTCAGGTCTTGATTGGTTGGGTGGTGAAGGGTGAAGAGATTTAGATTTTAGTATTATAGATGAaagtggatgatgatgatgatgatgacgtggACGTGCATGTAAAGAGATTGTGGTTGTAATGTGGATAAGGTGAGATTTCCTTCAGTCCTATTGGcacaaaaaatacaaaatcttCAGTAGATAAGTTCAACGTGCAGTTGATTAATGACAATTAATCACACTATTATGATTGGGCCGTGAGCTGGAAGCCCAAGTAACAAGGCCCTAATAATAGTTCTTTACTCTCTTAAAACACCCCATAACTTTCATAAACCTTCGGAATTACCCCAAACGAAACAAATTGTAACTACCAGTCCTCATCatctttaagaaaataaattaattaaaatcctCCCTTCATTTTCGGTGTCGCTACAATCCAGCAAAAGACCCACGATGGACTTCTCCGTCAAACCTAACGGCGGCTCACCTTCTCCGTCATCTTCAACCACCCCTCACCGTTTGAAACCCGCCGCCGCAACTGCCTCCGACCGAGATCCGATGCATTCATGGTGGGAATCAGTCTCCAAGCAGCGCTCTCGCATCCTCTCCCTCTCATCTCTCCTCTCCTCCGGCGACGAAGCTCCGATCTCCTCTTTAGCGGATTCCGATCGCCCAGCGCTGTCGCTACTCTCCTCGCGCCCCGCTTACTCCTTGATCTCGGCTTCTCTTCGCGATCCATCCtccggatccggatccgacCCGCTCTGTCAGTGGCTTTACGAGACCTACCTCTCCTCCGATCAACCTCTCCGCCTCGTCGTCCTCTCGTTCCTCCCTTTACTCGCCGGGACCTACCTATCTCGAATCCACTCCTCGGACTCCTCCTCCCTCCCTTCCCTCTCGGGATTCGAGGCCGTCCTCCTCGCGATCTACGCCGCCGAGGTGAAATCCCGCGCCGGGAAAGGCGTACTCGTGCACATCCCCGATCTCTCTCAGCCGTCTCTCTACCACACGCCGCGAAACGGCGGCGTTGATAGATCGCGTGATTCGAGCAACCACGTGGCCTCCGTTGGAGTCTTGTCGCCGCAGCTGGAGCCTCAGGTCGCGGTGAAGTCGACGAAACGCGCCGGGATAGTCGGAGTGGGGATGCAGTGCTACTTCAAGGAGATCTCTCAGATGCCGGCTTGGTCTAAGCTCGAGCTGTGTAGCTTCGCCGGCGCTTGGGCGGGGCAAGATTGTGATTGCAAGGAGAAGATCGATGGAGAGGGAGATAAAGTCTTGGCGTTGACTAATGGATTTGTTGATTCTTCGTCTTCTTTAAATGGAAGCAGTGAGATCGAGGCGGAGGAGgttgaggaagaggaggaggaacaGGTTATTAGCTCTAATGGCGTTGGAGTTGGAGTTGGAGGAGGTGTGAGGATTCCACTTCCATGGGAGCTGCTTCAGCCGATTCTACGGATTCTTGGTCACTGCTTGCTTAGTCCGTTGAATAGTGAAGATGTTAAAGATGCAGCTTCCAATGCGGTGAGGTCGTTGTACGCAAGAGCTTCTCATGATTTGAACCCGCAGGCGATTCTGGCTACTAGGAGTTTAGTTAACCTTGATGCAAGCGCGCGGGCCGCTGCGAAGACTGCTTCTGCTGAGAGTGTTGATGGGTTGTCAAATGTTAACACTCCAAGCAAGTCGAAGAAACCAGAGATTCTTCTGTCGTCAAAGTGAGTGTTCGTTTGTTTGGTTTTGTGTATTGTTGAATATGAGACAAAATGTAGAATCCTTGTTGTATGGTCATATGCTTGAGTTGTTTTCATTACTTTTTGAGgatggatttggttttgatttggGAAAAGTTTGTGAGTAAATTGAGAAAAATGCTGGTAATGAACTTGTAATGATCCCTAATTCAACTCTGTTTAAGCAAATGATTAGACTATGTGTTACATGTGCTATTCTCATCAACAAGGCCCAAAGAATATAAAGGGCTTAGTTATTATCTTGGCAAAGCTTCTAGAATAAGGAATAAATATGAACTGTCTTGTTGAGCTGGAGATTTGGTGCACATAGGATGTTTCATCACCAGGCCTGGCTTAAATACATTATGGGTCTTGTGcagacatatttttttttttcctaaaagttataataatatttctttAAATTTACAAATTAGGACTCTAATCTATGTGCTGTTTAACAAATTAGGACCCTAATTCTTAAACAAAAAATTTCAGAATATTGAAGGACCATGTGCATGTGCACCTTGAGCACACCCAAGAACCGGCACTGTTCATCACGTATGCATGAGGAGGAGGAAGGTGTGAGTCGGGTACAAATACAGAACAATACCATTAGTTATCTTTTATCTAGAGATTAGATCACAAGAGTGGGAGATGAGAGACTCCCTTAATAATTCTCTCAAGATTATAATACCGTTCTTATCGTCAATCTACGTTTGTGTTTCCTTTGCTTTATTGCTGCTTTGATCCCAAGAGATACGTTTCACGTATTAGTGATATCAGAGCTCAGTTACGAGCCATGGGGACGATTGAGATTCCAATCTTCAACCGGAGGAGTAGGTTTCATTGATGGATGCGTTTATTGCTGATCAAAGTCTTTAGTAATAAACTCTTCAACTAAAGATAAATCGTAAAAAAAATTCTCAGCTAAAAATCGTATAAAATAaactttcaattttattttattttacttttgttaccctcaattttttttcagctttagttaaaattttttttgtaagattcatctttagttgagagGTTTAACTACTAGAaacttaatataattttttttaaatcctaaatTGATAATTATGAACACTACTTaaaacttaatataacttagaaatattaaattatttgaattataagaaaatttgtCTCATATGCCTAATGtctaatattaattaatttaaattttaaaggtATTTTAAGTCTTAACTAGTGTCGAATATAATTAATTCAAGAAGTCAATCTTCCTACTTATAG is part of the Brassica rapa cultivar Chiifu-401-42 chromosome A09, CAAS_Brap_v3.01, whole genome shotgun sequence genome and harbors:
- the LOC103837510 gene encoding SAL1 phosphatase — encoded protein: MAYEKELDAAKKAASLAARLCQKVQKALLQSDVQSKSDKSPVTVADYGSQAVVSLLLQRELISEPFSLVAEEDSADLRKEGSQDIIERITKLVNDTLATEDLLKPIDSTLSTDDILRAIDCGTSEGGPNGRHWVLDPIDGTKGFLRGDQYAVALGLLEEGKVVLGVLACPNLPLASIAGNDNKNKNSSSSEEKGCLFYATIGSGTYMQPLDSKSEPVKVHVSSVENPEDASFFESFEGAHSLHDLSSSIANKLGVKAPPVRIDSQAKYGALSRGDGAIYLRFPHKGYREKIWDHVAGAIVVTEAGGIVTDAGGKALDFSKGKYLDLDTGIIVANEKIMPLLLKAVRDSIAEQENAPSL
- the LOC103837509 gene encoding photosystem I reaction center subunit N, chloroplastic, translating into MAAMNSSVLTCSYAISGAGSAELNQKVGLVNSSVGFGQKKQTLPVIKAAQRVGGDDVNGRRSAMVFLAATLFSSAAVSASANASVFDEYLEKSKANKELNDKKRLATSGANFARAFTVQFGSCKFPENFTGCQDLAKQKKVPFISEDLALECEGKDKFKCGSNVFWKW
- the LOC103837511 gene encoding uncharacterized protein LOC103837511, whose translation is MDFSVKPNGGSPSPSSSTTPHRLKPAAATASDRDPMHSWWESVSKQRSRILSLSSLLSSGDEAPISSLADSDRPALSLLSSRPAYSLISASLRDPSSGSGSDPLCQWLYETYLSSDQPLRLVVLSFLPLLAGTYLSRIHSSDSSSLPSLSGFEAVLLAIYAAEVKSRAGKGVLVHIPDLSQPSLYHTPRNGGVDRSRDSSNHVASVGVLSPQLEPQVAVKSTKRAGIVGVGMQCYFKEISQMPAWSKLELCSFAGAWAGQDCDCKEKIDGEGDKVLALTNGFVDSSSSLNGSSEIEAEEVEEEEEEQVISSNGVGVGVGGGVRIPLPWELLQPILRILGHCLLSPLNSEDVKDAASNAVRSLYARASHDLNPQAILATRSLVNLDASARAAAKTASAESVDGLSNVNTPSKSKKPEILLSSK